Genomic DNA from Caloenas nicobarica isolate bCalNic1 chromosome 3, bCalNic1.hap1, whole genome shotgun sequence:
CACTTCCAGAAAATATGCTGCTTCTTTCATAGCTTTAAACTAATTCCTCAGGGAATCTATTTTCATCTACAAGAAGCAACCACCTAAAACCACGAGGCAGAAAATAACTGTGCCAAACTTGGAACCTTCGTCTCACGGCAGATTCCATTGAATCTCTACTGTTCCTTGTGTTGGCTTTCCCAGTAGGGCAAGCTCAAGATATCAAAGCTTTGGTGTGGCCAGTATTCCCACTTTTTCCTCTTGGGATGAGGAAAGcaatataaataatttcagcCAGAGCAAGGGGTAATACACAACAGTTAACAGAAGTGAACGTTTAAAAGAATCTTTTAAAAAGGGAACGCGCTCACTTAtcaaaaataatatgaaaaaaataaattgtatacACCTGTGGGCTGACAGAAGAATCTAATTATAGACAGATTTCAATTTAAAGAAACCCTGAAGTTTAGACTACAAGATAAAACCAGAATTATCCTATGAAATCCAAATCATAAAACTCTGACTTGAAGCCATAAAGAGAATACTACCTGAAGTTCAGagctcaggttttgatttttttttttaccatctcTGACTTGATTGAATACCTCCCCATTATCTGTGCAGCAAATGAAGGGAATATGAACCTGTCATGGATAAGTGAAACAAAGGccaaaaaaaatgacaggagATGACAGTTAATGGTGTGGAGGATGGGGGCTTCCACTGTTCCTGATAAAGATCAGTCATTTATAATTTCCTCTTGCTAAGGAGGGGCTCTAATACCTgtttaatgtttttcctttctgctgtggaCTTGGCCATTATCATGCGTATGGTGTAAAGGATGAGGCCAGGCAGGCGCAGCAGCTCCATCCCGTTGCCGATGAAAGCAGAGGCAATCACATAGTTCACAAAGAAGGCTCCCTGGTCAGGCAAAAAAACACATCTGCAAGGAAAGACATCAGACACTGGCTGGAAAGCTGACAAGCAAATATAGCATATCTACAGTGTATCCCTATCACCTTTGGAAATCTCTTACCATAAGGATAAGCACTGGACACCATAAGAAACAGTTAAAAGACTTCTGGTAGTCttgtttaaaacaacaacaacaacaaaaaaagagtacTCCATAGTTATAAATGCAGTAAGTGCAGTACATGTAAGAGCCTGGCTGAATTGCAATCCAGATGAGGAACAAACTGTTCACAAAAAGATACAGCAGTCTGATGGGTGGCTGATTGCAGACAACAGCACCATTTGATGTCTGCAACAGCAACCCCAGACAAGATGAGATAAGACTGCAATAGAATAATTGACTCTCCTAGCTTAATAACTCCTAATTGTCTTCTTGTTACTGATTTTGAAACAGCATTTGGAAACCTAACTATGTCCTAATAATTGCATTATATTCTTTCCCTCCAGCCACAATCTCTGAAGAGCTATAACAACCAATATCTGCAAATGTGCAATGCTGGTGTAAAACCCTTCACATTTCTTAAAATCAAGAGCCAATGgatttcagacagaaaattGCTGTAGCTATTTGGTCTCACTGTAATCCTTGGAAAGATCCCCTGTCCATGACATGCAACAATCCTCAGTACATTTTCTGGTCCCCTCTCACCTGCATCATATCATCCTGTCCTTTCTTCTACAAAATTTGTAAGGTTTTGGTAAAATAACCGTCTCTTTATTGAATGTTTGCATACATTAGCTAGCAGGAAAAAAGTATGGATTTTATCACAGGAAATGACTTGCATTCTCCTCCCCTTATTCAGAAGCTCATCATCCCCCCACAGGGTACCATACCCAAGCAAATTTTAATAAACACTAACTAAAGTTAGTCAgcagccaaaaagaaaaaaaaaagtcttaggTATTCCTTTACCAAAGAATTGTTAATACTTACTCCAGCCTAACTGCAGAATCAGACGATTCTCTGTCAAACAGCCAAcggaaaaaaaagtcaaggcTGAAAGAAAGATGGTTAATGTAATTCAGTCTTCAGCAGTTTAGTACTGTGCAAAAATGCTTCTTGTTCAGATCAGGATAGTGCATAGAGAGAATTTAACCAAATAATCTCTACACTACTTTAGCTTTTTCAGTTACTGATAgtcagaaataggaaaaaagatagagaatcaaacaaaacagaaatgtcaACTTCATACTGAAGTTTTAATGATTCATTTTCAGCAGTTATTACATAGATAGGACAAATACATGTTACCCAGTTAGCCAGGGAAACAGTCAAATACTGtaaaggtagaaagaaaaggacaacTATAACTGAAGTGTAAGACATCGTCAGGAAAGTGGGTTCTCAGCTATGATAGTGAGTATGGGCAACTTTCAATTAGTCAATCTTACGAGGTCTTAAATTTCTTTGCTAAAGAAAGTCAGCCTTTGGAAGCTTAAAGGGCTATGAGGTGCTCAGATGAAAGATAAACACTGAAATCTAATGCATAATGACAATATAAACATACACACTGGAGGGAGTGGGGATGCATCAACTATCCTTCAACTAGCAACTAGAAGACAGAAATAAGCTGGCTCACATGATAAAAATACTCCAACATTGCTCCATTAAACTATGATTCTTTACCTGGTCAGACCAAGGGAGGGAAGAATCAACACCATGAAGATCAAAAATATGTAGACTTTATGCATCATTATTCTGTTCTCTGTAGATCTACCAACataaaaaaagtcactgagtAAGAAACTCACACAAAAGACTTTCACACATGAAGGATCTTGCCCAGAGTATGTCAGCACGTGTCAGATTTCCAGCTTCCCCTACCATATCACATTGCTACAAGATACTCGCAAAACAAACATCTTTGAGATATCCACTAATTTGGACCAAGCCATCTGGCTCTCAGTATCTTCTTgggcaaagaaaacatttctgaatgtTAATCCAGACTCTGGATTAGCATCACTACAGGTCTGCCACACAAGCACGGGGATGTGTGACAATCACGGCTGGTCTCTCATCCAACGAGACTCACGTTTAGCAACAGCTTGTAAACAAACCGCTCTTCAAGTGTCATGCCAAGAGGGATTTGGCAGTTTGTAAAAGGGCACCACTGCCAAGAAACCAGACACTCAGACAAGCTACTGGACTGTCCTTGCCAAGTGTCAAGTCCTTGGGAAGAACATGACACCGCTAATGCTATTTCCCTACTACAGTAGCAGGAACATCAATCTAGTGACACCCTGTTGCCAGAAAAGTGCAGCGATCGCTATACACAATTCAGACGGTTGGTGGTATCTGATATGGCATGAAAACCACAGAGGTTTTATTATAGGATCACATAGCCCTTGGGCACTGTGGGACATATCAGTACAACTATACTGAGGCTTGAAATCAGATCTGTGATCACCAGTGACTTTAGAAAACTATTTCAACTGATTGAAAAGGGCTCCGAGTTCATGTGCCTAGtgcaactaaaaaaaaaaaaaaaaaaaaaaaaaaaaaaaaaaaaaaaaaaaggagttgaGTAAAAATATAGAACTTTGATGAATAAACAGCACACTCTGGACATGATGTCTTAGAAGGGAACGGTAcgaaaaattaaaaagtcaaaaaagTTGACCTTcaaatataaaaccaaacaaaaaatggcTGCAGGCATTATGGAAAAAGAGTGAAGGAAGTGAAGCTGGGATTCAGCATGCAGTGTCATGCTTTTATCTTACTGTAGGAAAACTGGGGATGAAATCTGGCACATCAAACCAAGCTGTGCCAAGTTCTGCAAGCCAGCAGCATGCTTGACATCTCCGGAGTGCACCCGTCATATCTAAAAACTCTTGCATCGACACATCTGCTGGGCCATGGTCCCATAGGTGTTCTCAGATCACCACTAACAATATCCAACAGTGACTCAGTTGTGCACCAAGAGTGACATCCAGACCACTTTTTCAAGTGAAACAACAAAAGTATCATGCCAGCACTTGGAGCACTTTCTGTTGAAGTGGGATTCTGGGGTCCTGTGATGTTCTCGGCCTGGAAGAGATCCAAACCCACACCTCCTGTCCTCCCAGAGAGTAAGCTAGCTATGGGATCAGAGGCAATTCTCATGCCCCTGTGGAAGCTACTTAAACCCTAGGAGGCATGGGGGGAAGTTGGGATGAAGCATAAGCAAATCCTGAAATGCTGCAGTCAGATTATACTTGCTTTGTCAATTACAAATGACTTAACTCAAAACTGTTGGTTACAACATTAGAAAGAGATGAGAACATGACATTCCCTGCCACAGGAGGTGTGCTGATTCAAGAGTTCCATGAAAGATATGCACTTTGTCCATTTATTTTAGTAATTCAGCTGATAAGGccaaaacagagggaaaaaaatcttgcttaCTTTGTCCAGTGCAACTCCAGCAAAGTTGAGTAATAGACGATTGTTGGTAGCAATGCTGAGAAGGACCAGAGCAAGAGCGTTGGGAAAAATTGACTGACAATGGGATTctagtgagaggaaaaaaaaaaaaaagagaatgaagtATTAAAACAGCTGTAGTAGAACAGAGGTtgcaatattttgctttttgtaaatTATAGCAGGTTGGACTGTGGAAATTTTATTCAGATACAGTCTTAAAATGAGTGAGTGCTCAGCACTGATATGCAAGACAAAAAACAAGAGTAGGACTGGGAATTAAATTCCATGAGAGTGTCACAAGCAGTTTTTATATAGTTTATGCTAGCTTAGggaagtatttaaaatgaacaatttGCCAAAGACTTTAGCTGCAGTCAAACTGAGACCAGATATAGATGCCATCCTGTTTTGAATccaataagcaaaataaaaccatggcatTTTACTCCAGAGTTTAAATCTGAATTCCTCACTTCccataataaaagcaaaaatacaagTTGGACCTGAAATTCCGTTTTTGGCAAAGGTTTTTGATTGTAAACTTTAGAATTATGTAAATTTGGAATGCAATTTTTTACTACAAATAATACATTTATAATAATACAAAGTCTCAGATGAAATTACTGCGGCCTACTGTCAAGGACCAAAAGAGGACTAAAGACGTGATTCTGGACATATGCTTTCTAATCAGCAGTTAAGTAAAACAATACTGATAATTTCACCTGACTTTAGCTTATAGACACTGTTTAATTGTCTGACGACACACCTATCAGTTTAATCAACATTTTGGTCTAATACATAACTATATCCAAACACGGTGATACTCACATTAAGGTAGTGAATAGGTTTAGTGACATTGAACTTGTCCATGGTTGAGATGATTATGGAAGGAGTagtaagaaaaaacagcacaataaaaagaagcaaattaaTGCAAGCCCATCTAAACCACCATTTCAGTCCACGCACTGAAAGatttttcctggaaagaaaGGACATAAAAACAAGCAGTAAGCATTTGCTGCTAAAGGAATATATATAATAGTATCTGTCAAGTAACAGGTGGCACTGCATTTTCTAAACTGAGTTTCATAGTCTCAAAGTTATATAACAAAGCACTACACAAGTTCCAGTTGCTATTATTatagaaatatagaaaaacGTGCAACCTTTCTTGAATGATAAATTGTGCTTGCAGAAGAACACATCTAGTGTTTCATAATGCAAACACCATGTCTAATGTAGTTACGATTTGGGATGAAACACTTCCACAGAAGTACTCAacaaaagcagaacaagaaaagaCAGATAGAAGAAGATACAGAGAGTTTCTGCAGGGAGAATAGCTATCAGATGCAGAATGTACCAAgacactgatttaaaaaaaaaaaaaacaaaaaaacaaaccacaaagttAAAAAACCTTGTATCTCTTCCTGCCATATTAAAAGAGTAACCATAGGTCTTCAGGTCTTCAACAGGTTAAGTTCTTAAATGTTATCTGAAATGGTTCTCAAAAGGACTGGAACGATTTGAAGCTCAGCCAAAGCCAAGTATTAGAACagacaaaacagagaaacagaggCTCAGTAACATCCCCAGTTATGACAACTCTTTTTGTGAACCTAAGTAAGTGCAAGCAACTTGGTAAATCCCTGCgccttttcttcttcaaggaggaggggagaaaagacaaagaacagaaaagaaaaaaatccaacaacaacaaaacaaaaacaaacaaacccccaactcaaccaaaacaaaaccaaaaaatcaacAGCAATAAAACCACACCATCTTCTCCTCTCAGAGATGTTTAGAAAGTCTTTGCAAGTGCTTCAACCTGCAGGATCTCACCCATCATTTCCCGTGTCCACAAGACAGCACTTGAAGAAAGGAACAGGAAATGAAGCACACATACAAGAACCCTTTCATGAAAAAGGCGGGTTAAACTGACCCTACTCTGAAAGCAGCTTGCACAAGATTTCTAATTCATATCTTAAAACAACACACCCGCAAAAGACACAGCTAAGAATCatggttgttttctttatggTTAAAAATTCTGCACTTTATTCCCAACTGTAGAATTGTAGTTCTAGAGAAAAGCTCTCAAGTTTTATAAGTAGATGGTATAGTCACCCTGAAagtaattttctattaaaatcattaggaaaaaaactgtaccttaaaaaaaaagcttcatacAGGTGAAACACAGTAAGTTGTGCGTGTTTGTATCCCACTTGCGGTTTTGGTTTGGGCAATGGAAACGTCACAACAAATTTACTGTTCTTTGAATAGGCGACTATATTGACCCAACCCTAAATTATTTGCAAAGGAGTTGGAAAACGTGTAGTCATTTTTAGCCTGTAAGCATGATAGAAGGTAGCACAGGAACAGTTTAATTCAAAAAGCATTTATCTATTCCCTGACACTCTCCTGTAAGTGGTGGGTAAATTCTGGGAAATTTACTGaatcaataaaaatatgttaGAAGACAGTTCATAGCTCATAGAGGGATCAAGTTACACTCATCATGTggaaactcaaaaaaaaaaaccaaaccaccacatcaaccaaaaaacaaacaccacaaccaACCCATACTTGGAGAATACTCAGCATTAACACTAAGTTGCTTTCCTCAGATCTCAAAAGTAGACATGCATTAACCtcaaaaaatggaaatgctgagGCACAGACATTaatgagctgattttttttttctttttttagttaaCAGGAACTGCAGGTACCAGAACTTTGGGGCGGTAAAACCCTTATCAGCCTCTGAGAGGCCTCCCTAAGGTCAATGAAGAACACCAGGAATGGAAATAAAGATGCAGATTGGCCACATTCAAATGCTACATCAAGTCTTAGTTTAGGATTAAAGAAAATGCACTCAGTCCCCTTCTCCTGTTCCCATTCTAAATCTAcgttataataaataaatggaagacAGGAATCTCACCAACAAATATTCTCAGGATAAGGAGCGTATCTGACCTCCCAGTTCGATACGCGCAGCTCCTTGCTGTAGGACGATGTCTGGGGTTCTCCTATACACATAATGCTCTGACATTTGCAGGCATTGAAGTCCCTAAGGACActgtaaggaagaaaaagaagaggaggattTTTCCGAATTTTTACACCTGAAAATGCTGTATATCTAATAAGAAAGACTGGGAATAGCAAtagaggtttttttgcttttaataaccAGAGATCAAGATAGTACTTAGACAACAACATAAGATTATATTATGCAGGTAATGACCATCACAAACAGTTACTACCACAGATCTTTTGAGATCCAACAaagtcagaaacaaaaattagtTTTGGTTTGAACTGTTCAGTGCTTCCACCaataaaaacagcagcagtgactcatattaaaaaaattaaaaattaataataaaaaaaaaatttaaaaaaaatcaaagcctaagagcattggaaaaaaaaaaataaatacaaccaGTTCCCCAAACACCTCTTTAGGGAACTATAGCTGTTTTCAGATCAAAGCAGACTAGAGGATTAGTCTGCACTCTCATTTCATTACACTAGTCTCAAAACTAGCCAATTTTGCCTTAAGTACCAATTTGCAGAAAACTTTGTCACGCCAGTATTCTCACAATTCAAAATACTACCCTTTCACCCACTCCTAATATCATCACAATACTTAATTTTATCTTCTAATATTATGAGCTGATGGACAATGACAATCaatgtatttaaacaaaatttaagcACATCCAGcataaatgctttcaaaaatttCTCAGAACACAGTAATAGAAGTGCCAGACATATATTCAGAGACAGTGCAACTGTGTGCATTACTGTGTCAAAGAAGTTTCACTCCAGATAAGCTCTATTACACAAGCGTGGAAACAGCATATTTAACATTTGAACAGTTAAACTCTAAAAGTCTTGAACATGCTTGTTTCTCAGTTGTGCTCTtaacataaagaaaacagagaaccATGCACACgaacaccaaacaaacagaaataaccCTCAGACTCCAGATCTTTAACTTACCAGAATTCAAGTAGGGATGTCGAATTGCCAGCATCTTGCAGCAGCAAGTATTTAAGGAAGTTAATTGTGCTttgacagtttatttttaaaaatacatacacagcAAGCTTTAGCACTACCAGCCACACTACTGAGCCCTGTCACTAACGAAGCTTCTACAACCACCTGCCTCCACGAACCTCAGTCCTGCCTTCATGCTTTTCCCATCCTATTtcagggctctgcagagcagaaccTACTAAAGGCACCAACCAACTTTCTAATTTGATGGTAGCCTCAGCTTCACATGTAATCTAACCTAATTTTCCAGAGAAAAGAGTACGCCGCATCAATTCCAAGCTAAACAAACTGAAGTCTTTTCAGTTCTTCATAATTCAACTCTGAGATGCCCATGGTGCAACTCACATGCCCAAGGAGAGACTCTATCCTGTCAAGATTGGATGTGACAAATCAGCAGCTAGAGAAGGAACTTCAGtgcttatttcttctttcagttccacattttaaaatgttatttcatgcTCTAGATTCTCTAAATAGGGTGTGTAACACTAGAAAATTAGGAGGGGGGCAGATTTCACCACACAATTACTACTCAGTTAAAGAGCAGCAAGCAAAACTTTCTGCAGCATCTCaaattcttggaaaaaaaaaaaaaagcatgaaagacTGGCTTGACTTGAAGGTCAAAATATTGCAGACAATTTAAATCGGAGAGGCTATGAATAAAAAAAGCATGACGTGTcatttttctaacaaaaatattattctgctTCCCTCTACCCACTTTGTGTTAGTAAAAGACGATCGGAAAGCACCAATAGCAAACAAGCAGCTACATGCATTTTCTATACAAATGACTGAGTAAAAAGTGCTGAACAAATTCTGATATTAGGCCTACACATGTATCTCTAATAACAGGTAAGAGATACATAATGTGTACCTGTCGCCTATGGCCAGGTCAGTCAATGACTCTACTTTGCTGAAATGACTCACTAGCAGTGTAATCTGCACCCAGTGGGACAGTTTGGTAATTGGACCATTTGCACAGTAGAAAATGGAGAAATCAGTAACTCGTATTCAACAGCCAATTAGTCTGGCCTACTGTTAACCTCCACTGATGGCCCGGAGCCCACGCAGAAGAGAAAGGCTCCTCATCTCAATAAATATCTGAGCCATTTAGTTCCTTAGATATTTTCTTTACTCAACACATAGGAGCTAAATGCACACTTAGGGGAAAACTTACCGGAAAGCAAAGCAGACCAAATCCACAGGAtggtgaagaagaagaaaggaagaagaaccAACATAAGCAAACAAGTGACACAAACAGGAGATCACTTGTACTACTATAGttaaaagagaacaaacaaGACAGCAGACAAAACTTACTAGGTTGCCATGGATTTCTCTTGAAATGTTACAAAAGCCATTCCCAGTGGGTGATTATAAACAGCTTGTTCCTCTTTTGAATATTCTTCCATCAGTTCATTTCTAACTTTGGTATAATAATCTACAGCATCCTCCTGTTGGGAAATTGATGACTGTTACATCCAAGTACCAGATGGCTAATACCttcattaaaatacagcttGACAGAAACCACAGTCTCTTCTTCATACTACTTCCACAAATTACAAATCATGTCACAAtgcaaagacaaacaaacaggaaGTGTTCCTTGTACTTCGATTTTTGCACTAAGATTACATTTGAAAAGTTTTGGGGAAGTCCATTTCTGCACACTGCAAGAGAAATGAAGGATAAGCTATCTGCAAtaagtgaataaataaatttctgAGGCTCAACAAGATGTCACACAAAAACTATTCTCTACTCTTCTAACAGTCTACCTGGACATAAGTAAAAACGAACACAATCTCTTACCTTTTCACATCCTTTGACTTCACAACAGCAGAACTGACCACACGGCTTAGGGCTGATTTCGACCCGCTGGCCATACTTCTGGTCCAGGTGTTCATAGTAAGTCAGgcttttttctgcctgttttctggACAGAAAAACACACCCATAAcattttgcaagaaaacagTTTCAACATCAAGCTTAAGAAGAATATAATCTCCAAGAGAAAAAGTTATGTCAAGGACTGATAACAAATTAATCAGTCACCAAAGATATTCATACACCTTATTTTGGCTAGGTAGTATAATTTACTTTCAAGTCTGTAATAGCATTATACAGCCTACAATTGTTGTGAGATTCCACAGAAAAAACCACAATGTACATAGCCTAGAAGAtaacacttttttcctcctgtgatCAGTGCCTCCAGCCAAAGAAGTAGGATCCCAGAGTTATTAATTCAATAGTTGGGTTTTACCTAAGAATaattaaatacatacataaataattAGCAAGTCAAAGCTTATCTTATGCAACACACCACACATCACACCTACAAGAAATGGGCTGAACTCCACAACTCATCTTAAAACACAGCTGAATCTAACAAAGTCCAAACCAGAACTTTAAGAGCAGAATTTGTTTTTAGTATGTGCAAACTTAGTACTACTCGTATATGTCAAAGAAGAACTGGCAAAATGTTCATAAAATTAAGCTAAACTTGAGTAGATTACAGAAACAAGTacctttttctgaaaagatgAATAAGCTTGGCTACATCATAACACATCTGGACCTCCAGCACAGTGCAGGTCGGGTAGGCGGCACTGAaaagggagcagcagagcagaacagTAAGAACAGAAAGTTCAGTAAAGAAACTGTTCCAAAGAGCATCCTGACATCTCAATCACccatttaatttctgaatgaGGTATCATAAAGTGGAGACTTCCAGACAGACAGTTGCTGAAAGTTACTTGAATCTGAGATGTGCAACATTATTCCCAGGTGAAGGCCACACGGGAGCACGAATGGAAAGTGTGGATACACAGCTACTTTCTTAGATGCTAATTTTAAGATCAGCTAACTAACTTTGCTGAAATATAGTCTTTTCTCAATTCTGTCTAAGGAATTATGCTTTTATTAGACAGATACTATAACGTGAATTTTAAACAATCCAAAAGtcaaaaaacatttctgcttgGGAAAACTACTAGGGCAATTTTAAATCTCCCGTTCCTAATGATACTACTCAAGCATGGAACTTACGTGAAATGTCCTTGTACTGTctcttcttttgcattttttggaaTACCAGTTATAAAGAGTGTGCACTTAACCTGCAAGTGAAAATGCAACTCCAATTCTGAGAAACCACAccatcaaagagaaaataagaatatgAGGAAGGGAGTGACACAGCACAATTAGCTGTGttgtagaggggaaaaaaggtaggaaattttgatttttattggAGCTGCATCTAGTCAAGACAGCACCACATTCACCTTCCACATTGGTAGTAGGTTACAACAAAATTTCACAAATCCATCCCCAACCCACTTCTCTCAATCCATTTTCACAGGTTGCTCAGTGGAGCTTTGCTTTCAGTGAATTCCTTCACACTCATGTCACATTCTAGCAAACAGGAGACATCTTAGCAATTTACTTTTTTAGTATTATCCACTTCCAAACgttatatttttttcaccaCAATACAGAAACTTACcgtgttttcttctttatatgtGACATACTTCATGTGATGTCTCATGAAGACAACAGTCAGAATCAGgtaaataacagcaaaaaatgtGTGCAGCCAAAGAAGATTATTACTGTCGGACAAAATGTTATGAATGAGAACAGGAAGAACTAATTGTCCAACTGGTACAAGTAGCCATCAAACTATTAAGCAGATCAGAACCTCTCACTGAacacaaaacaaggaaaaaaaggtagttACTGGTAGTCAGTCATGCCTACACAGATGCCTTGGACAGCAATTAGGGTTACTTGCTTATCATAAAATTC
This window encodes:
- the TMEM63A gene encoding CSC1-like protein 1 isoform X4; this translates as MNPFFFLGFGRSHLVYFWNRTLPFNSTNETYCYSTARGSTVLQGVTFGGIPTVLLLDVSSFFILVLVFSFIRKRFWDYGRVALVSEAESESRYNQLSTSSSVPEDPEYDSGFCSWMAAAFRMQNDEIHEKCGEDAIHYLAFQRHIICLLITVSILSVCVILPVNLSGDLLDKDPYSFGRTTIVNLATGNNLLWLHTFFAVIYLILTVVFMRHHMKYVTYKEENTVKCTLFITGIPKNAKEETVQGHFTAAYPTCTVLEVQMCYDVAKLIHLFRKRKQAEKSLTYYEHLDQKYGQRVEISPKPCGQFCCCEVKGCEKEDAVDYYTKVRNELMEEYSKEEQAVYNHPLGMAFVTFQEKSMATYVLRDFNACKCQSIMCIGEPQTSSYSKELRVSNWEVRYAPYPENICWKNLSVRGLKWWFRWACINLLLFIVLFFLTTPSIIISTMDKFNVTKPIHYLNNPIVSQFFPTLLLWSFSALLPTIVYYSTLLELHWTKSTENRIMMHKVYIFLIFMVLILPSLGLTSLDFFFRWLFDRESSDSAVRLECVFLPDQGAFFVNYVIASAFIGNGMELLRLPGLILYTIRMIMAKSTAERKNIKQQQAFEYEFGAMYAWMLCVFTVIMAYSITCPIIVPFGLIYMLLKHMVDRYNLYYAYLPAKLEKKMHFAAVNQALAAPILCLFWLFFFSFLRLDRRNAW
- the TMEM63A gene encoding CSC1-like protein 1 isoform X3, with amino-acid sequence MNPFFFLGFGRSHLVYFWNRTLPFNSTNETYCYSTARGSTVLQGVTFGGIPTVLLLDVSSFFILVLVFSFIRKRFWDYGRVALVSEAESESRYNQLSTSSSVPEDPEYDSGFCSWMAAAFRMQNDEIHEKCGEDAIHYLAFQRHIICLLITVSILSVCVILPVNLSGDLLDKDPYSFGRTTIVNLATGNNLLWLHTFFAVIYLILTVVFMRHHMKYVTYKEENTVKCTLFITGIPKNAKEETVQGHFTAAYPTCTVLEVQMCYDVAKLIHLFRKRKQAEKSLTYYEHLDQKYGQRVEISPKPCGQFCCCEVKGCEKEDAVDYYTKVRNELMEEYSKEEQAVYNHPLGMAFVTFQEKSMATYVLRDFNACKCQSIMCIGEPQTSSYSKELRVSNWEVRYAPYPENICWKNLSVRGLKWWFRWACINLLLFIVLFFLTTPSIIISTMDKFNVTKPIHYLNNPIVSQFFPTLLLWSFSALLPTIVYYSTLLELHWTKSTENRIMMHKVYIFLIFMVLILPSLGLTSLDFFFRWLFDRESSDSAVRLECVFLPDQGAFFVNYVIASAFIGNGMELLRLPGLILYTIRMIMAKSTAERKNIKQQQAFEYEFGAMYAWMLCVFTVIMAYSITCPIIVPFGLIYMLLKHMVDRYNLYYAYLPAKLEKKMHFAAVNQALAAPILCLFWLFFFSFLRLVLSIFYHDVQHRQGCSS
- the TMEM63A gene encoding CSC1-like protein 1 isoform X1, with amino-acid sequence MNPFFFLGFGRSHLVYFWNRTLPFNSTNETYCYSTARGSTVLQGVTFGGIPTVLLLDVSSFFILVLVFSFIRKRFWDYGRVALVSEAESESRYNQLSTSSSVPEDPEYDSGFCSWMAAAFRMQNDEIHEKCGEDAIHYLAFQRHIICLLITVSILSVCVILPVNLSGDLLDKDPYSFGRTTIVNLATGNNLLWLHTFFAVIYLILTVVFMRHHMKYVTYKEENTVKCTLFITGIPKNAKEETVQGHFTAAYPTCTVLEVQMCYDVAKLIHLFRKRKQAEKSLTYYEHLDQKYGQRVEISPKPCGQFCCCEVKGCEKEDAVDYYTKVRNELMEEYSKEEQAVYNHPLGMAFVTFQEKSMATYVLRDFNACKCQSIMCIGEPQTSSYSKELRVSNWEVRYAPYPENICWKNLSVRGLKWWFRWACINLLLFIVLFFLTTPSIIISTMDKFNVTKPIHYLNNPIVSQFFPTLLLWSFSALLPTIVYYSTLLELHWTKSTENRIMMHKVYIFLIFMVLILPSLGLTSLDFFFRWLFDRESSDSAVRLECVFLPDQGAFFVNYVIASAFIGNGMELLRLPGLILYTIRMIMAKSTAERKNIKQQQAFEYEFGAMYAWMLCVFTVIMAYSITCPIIVPFGLIYMLLKHMVDRYNLYYAYLPAKLEKKMHFAAVNQALAAPILCLFWLFFFSFLRLGFKAPTTMFTFIVVNITIFICLAYTIFGCFKYLSPLNYKIEEMHGERASSTDAPTIPTSSMYVPRVLHPDSTERTMLAHEEQQSYGTMGNASSKAEGIISYSAGPAIIEPASKSSV
- the TMEM63A gene encoding CSC1-like protein 1 isoform X2, yielding MYFSESRYNQLSTSSSVPEDPEYDSGFCSWMAAAFRMQNDEIHEKCGEDAIHYLAFQRHIICLLITVSILSVCVILPVNLSGDLLDKDPYSFGRTTIVNLATGNNLLWLHTFFAVIYLILTVVFMRHHMKYVTYKEENTVKCTLFITGIPKNAKEETVQGHFTAAYPTCTVLEVQMCYDVAKLIHLFRKRKQAEKSLTYYEHLDQKYGQRVEISPKPCGQFCCCEVKGCEKEDAVDYYTKVRNELMEEYSKEEQAVYNHPLGMAFVTFQEKSMATYVLRDFNACKCQSIMCIGEPQTSSYSKELRVSNWEVRYAPYPENICWKNLSVRGLKWWFRWACINLLLFIVLFFLTTPSIIISTMDKFNVTKPIHYLNNPIVSQFFPTLLLWSFSALLPTIVYYSTLLELHWTKSTENRIMMHKVYIFLIFMVLILPSLGLTSLDFFFRWLFDRESSDSAVRLECVFLPDQGAFFVNYVIASAFIGNGMELLRLPGLILYTIRMIMAKSTAERKNIKQQQAFEYEFGAMYAWMLCVFTVIMAYSITCPIIVPFGLIYMLLKHMVDRYNLYYAYLPAKLEKKMHFAAVNQALAAPILCLFWLFFFSFLRLGFKAPTTMFTFIVVNITIFICLAYTIFGCFKYLSPLNYKIEEMHGERASSTDAPTIPTSSMYVPRVLHPDSTERTMLAHEEQQSYGTMGNASSKAEGIISYSAGPAIIEPASKSSV